A single Argentina anserina chromosome 7, drPotAnse1.1, whole genome shotgun sequence DNA region contains:
- the LOC126803166 gene encoding umecyanin-like: MNMKYVIVLVIAIAAIAEGAEYTVGDDMGWMVPPTPDYYTTWVSKYHFVEDDSLVFNFPQGIHDITVLTEEDFNACNMTNPLVQFQEPGEVTVSATGTFYFTCSFGEHCASGQKFAITFASPPLPPSPCPSPTNSAAADRSTESLPFKFVSEKMSN; encoded by the exons ATGAATATGAAGTATGTCATTGTGCTTGTCATAGCAATAGCAGCAATCGCAGAAGGTGCAGAATACACTGTAGGAGACGATATGGGTTGGATGGTTCCTCCCACTCCCGACTATTATACTACATGGGTTTCCAAGTATCACTTTGTTGAGGATGATTCTCTAG TGTTTAACTTTCCTCAAGGAATTCATGACATCACTGTACTAACCGAGGAAGACTTCAACGCCTGCAACATGACGAATCCCTTAGTGCAATTCCAAGAACCAGGTGAAGTTACGGTTTCCGCAACTGGCACATTTTACTTCACATGCAGCTTTGGCGAGCACTGCGCCAGCGGGCAAAAGTTTGCCATTACTTTTGCCTCTCCACCTTTGCCTCCCAGTCCATGTCCGAGTCCAACTAATTCTGCTGCTGCTGATCGATCTACGGAGTCCCTGCCTTTCAAGTTTGTATCGGAAAAGATGAGTAACTAG
- the LOC126803318 gene encoding LOW QUALITY PROTEIN: uncharacterized protein LOC126803318 (The sequence of the model RefSeq protein was modified relative to this genomic sequence to represent the inferred CDS: substituted 1 base at 1 genomic stop codon), whose product MRSLGQNPTEEVLQDMINEVDANGSGTIECQXFIDLMARKIKGTESDEELKQAFRVFDKNQNGFISAAGLRHVLTNLGEKLTDEEIGDMIREADLDRDGQINYAEFVKLMMAKRGRSQSSGHSSMNSSSREYKTKNCRTKQRLRQYVSACSVM is encoded by the coding sequence ATGCGGTCACTTGGGCAGAACCCGACGGAAGAAGTGCTTCAAGATATGATCAACGAGGTTGATGCCAATGGAAGCGGTACCATTGAATGCCAATAGTTCATTGATCTGATGGCCAGAAAGATTAAGGGCACTGAATCCGATGAGGAGCTCAAGCAAGCGTTCAGGGTGTTTGATAAGAACCAGAATGGCTTCATTTCTGCGGCCGGGCTCCGCCATGTTCTGACGAATCTCGGAGAGAAGTTGACAGATGAGGAGATTGGTGACATGATTCGGGAGGCTGATTTGGATAGAGATGGACAGATCAATTATGCTGAATTTGTAAAATTAATGATGGCCAAGAGAGGACGAAGCCAGAGCAGTGGGCACAGTAGCATGAATTCTTCTTCAAGGGAATACAAGACTAAGAACTGCCGTACTAAACAGCGGCTACGTCAATATGTTTCTGCCTGTAGTGTAATGTAA